From the Hyalangium ruber genome, the window CTCCGCCATGGCCCGGCTGGAGCCCCGCGTGCGGGCCTTCGCCCGGCAGGCCGTGGCCGAGCTGCCCCTGGGGCAGTCGGTGGACCTCATGCCGAGCTACGCCCTGCGCATCCCCGCCTACGTCATCGGCGACCTGATGGGCATCGACCCCTCGATGCACTCGCGGCTCAAGCGGTGGGCGGACCTCATCACTGGCGGCGTCACCACCGTCAAGCCGGACGAGGAGGACCGCAAGCAACTGGCGCGCGATGCCGTGAAGGAGCTGCGGCAATCCTTCGGAGAGTTGGTGGAGCGTCGCCGAAGCGAGCCCGGCGAGGACCTGGTGAGCGACCTGGTGCGCGCCCGCGTGGAGGGCGAGGCCCTGTCGACGGACGAGATCATCGCCTTCATGAGCCTGCTGCTGGTGGGCGGCATCGAGACGGTGGTGAACTTGTTGGCCTTCTCCCTGCTGGTGCTGGTGGAGCACCCGGAGCTTCTCCCTCGGCTGCGCGCGGATCGCTCGCTCATCCCCAGCTTCCTCGAGGAGGTGTTGCGCTTCGAGCCGCCCGCCCAGTCGGGCCCGCGGGTGACCACCCAGGATGTGGAGCTCGGAGGCGTCCGCCTGCCCAAGGGCACGCCCCTGCTGGTGATGATCGGCTCGGCCTGCCATGACGACGCGTACTTCCCGGACGGAGACCGCTTCGACATGGGGCGGCCGACTCCGCAGAACCTCCCCTTTGGCCATGGCGTCCACTTCTGCCTGGGCGCGCAGCTGGCGCGCATGGAAGGGCGCCTCGCGCTGGAGGCGATGCTGGACCGGGTCGGCCGGATGGAGCGGGGCTCCGAGCCGATCATCTGGCACCGCACGCTCGTGGTGCGGGGCATGGCCACGCTGCCGCTCGTGCTGCATCCGGCATGAGCGACAGGCGCGCCCCTACTTCGAGTGCCCGAGCCGCACCAGCCGGCCGGGACGCTCGGGGGTGACGACTCCATCGCGCTGCACGGCCTGGCCAGCGACAAAGGTGGCCAGGTACCCGTCAGCGGTCTGCACGAAGCGCTTGCCTCCGACGGGCAGGTCACGCCGCAGCTCCGGCCGCCGGAGCGCGAGCCGACGCGGATCAATCAGGTTGAGGTCCGCGCGCAACCCAGGAGCGATCGTCCCACGGTCGGACAGCCCCAGGTAGCGGGCATTGCGTGAGGTCATCAGCTCGATCGAGCGCTCCAGCGGGAGCCGCTCACTCCCGCGATCCCGAGACCAGTACGTCAGCAGGAACGTCGAAAAGCTCGCGTCGCACACCGTGCCCACGTGCGCGCCCGCATCGGACAGTCCGGCGAGCACCCGAGGGTGGTCGAGCATGCGCCGCACCACATCGAGCGAGCCCGAGTTGTAGTTGAAGATCGGGAAGTAGATCAGGTTCGAGCCATCTCCCGCGCAGAGGTAGTCATAGAGCACGGCCAGCACCGGCTGCCCGCTGCGCTTCGCGAGCATCAGGAACGAGTCCGCGAGCGTCGGCTCGTAGTTCAGCCGATCGCCCAGCGGGAACATGCGCGCGCTGATCCGCTCGATGCTTCGGAGCAGGATATCCACCAGCGGAGGAATCGGCGTGCCATCCCCCGCCAACCGCTCGGGCTGCTCGGCGAGGATGCGCGCGCGCCGGGCGGGCTCGCGCAGGGCCGCGGCACGCTCCGCCACCGGCAGCGCGGCGAGCTCCTTGTAGCCCGGGAAGCCAATGAAGGGATGGAAGCTGGCATCCAGCCCGAGCAGCACGCCAATGCCGCGCGCGGCGGCCTGCAAGTACAGCGGAAGCCCCCGAGTGACCGCCGCCTCGACGCGCGTCCGCATGGCCTCGTACTGCTCGCCGCCCGGGTCACGCTGCAGCCACGTCATCGACAGCGGCCGACCCGAGGCGCCAGCCAACTGCTCGACCAGGTCGAACTCGGCTCCGAAGCGGCCCGGGTCTCGCAGCAGATCGAAGTCGCTCACGACCTGTACGACGCCGTGCGAGAGCCCCTGGAACGCCTGCGCAAGCCCGACGAGCTCCGCGGCGCTCGCCTCCGAAGCAGGTGTCTCGAGCCCCTCGGCGGTGCGGTGGTTGTCCGTCCGGCCCGTGCTGAAGCCAGCGGCTCCGGCCTCGAGCGCGGCGCGCAGCAGTCCGCGCATCGCGGCGATGTCCTCGGGAGTCGCCGCCTCCTTGGCCGCCGCGCGCTCGCCCATCACATAGATGCGCAGCGGGTCATGCGGCACCTGCGCCAGGAAGTCGAGGCTGTGCGGAATCGCCGCGAGCGCCTCCATGTAGCGAGGAAAGCTCTCCCAATCCCACCGGACGCCCTCGGCGAGCACCGCGCCGGGAATGTCCTCGACGCCCTCCATCAGGTGAATCAACCGCTGCTGGCCACCCGGGCGAACCGGCGCGAAGCCGACGCCGCAGTTGCCCATCATGACGGTCGTCACCCCGTGGTGGATGCTCGGCGAGAAGGTCTCATCCCAGCTCGCCTGGCCGTCATAGTGGGTGTGGATGTCGATGAAGCCAGGAGTCACCCAGGCGCCCGTGGCATCGACGCGCTCTCGCGCCGCTTCGGTGATGCGGCCCACCTCGACGATGCGCCCGTCGCGAATGCCGACATCGGCGGTGCGAGGCTCCGCGCCCGTGCCATCGATGACGGTGCCTCCCTCAAGCAGCAGATCGAGCATCTTTCCTCCTCCACAGGTACGCCAGACTCAAGCCGGACACGATGTGCCAGATCCCCCACAGGCTGGCGATGATCACCATGCCCAGGTCCGCATGGAACTGCACCGCGATGATGCCCAGCGCCAGCCCCGAGTTCTGCATTCCGCCTTCGAGCATCACCGCGCGACGGTCGCGCTCGGGCACGCGCATGGCCAGCGCCGTGAGCGCACCGAGCGCGAGGCCCCCCGCGTTGTGCAGCACCACCAGCACGAGCTGCGGAAGGATCCCCGCGCCCAGCAGGTGGCGTTCGCGGATCAACCCGAGCACGATGAAGGCCAGCAGGGCCAGCAGGCTGAGGTTCGCCAGCGGCTTCTGGAGCCTCGCCGTGAGGCCCGGCAGCCTGTGATTGAAGAGCAGGCCCAGCGTCATCGGCGCGGCGAGGATGAGCAGCAGGCTGAGCCAGATGCCGGAGGGATCGATCTCCAGCGCGCGCAGCCACGAGGCGGTGGCCGGGTTGTTGGCGATCATCCAGCTGAAGTGGAAGGGGGTGAGCACCAGGGCGAGCAGGCTGGCCACGGCCGAGATGCTGACCGAGAGCGCGGTGTTCCCACCCCCGTGGTGGGTGATGATGTTGCTGAGGCTCCCGCCCGGGCAGGCCGCGACGAGGATCATCGCCGCCTCGGTGCTGGGGGGCAGCTCGAGCAGCAGCGTGGCGCCCCAGGTACACACCGGCAGCAGCACGAACTGCGGAATCAACCCGCAGAGCACGCCGCGAGGCATGCGCGCGACGCGCTGGAAGTCCTCGACGCGCAGCTCCAGCGCCACCGAGAACACCATGACCGCGAGCACGAGGCTGAGCACGAGCTGCTGCGCGGTCATGAAGGGCTCCTCGAGGTGGTGCTCTAGCGGCTCACGGCCGACACCCTAGCGTGAACCCTCGCACCACCCCAGTGCCCATTACCGCCTTGGTGGGGGGCCGTAGAGGCCGGAGCGATACTCGCCCATGACCCTCAGGATGTCGGCCTCGGTGTCTCCGATGAACGGGCCATAGCTGACCAGCGGCTCTCCCTGCGGCTGCCCGGCGTACAGCAGCGCCCGAGCCCGGGTGGTCCCGGTGATGCGGATGGAGCTGTCCCCACCGCCCTCGGGACGATCCAACCAGCCCACCTCTCCGGGCCTCAGCGCCCGGGCGTCCGGGCCCACCGCGATCTCTCCCTCCAGCACGTAGAAGAAGCCGTTGTACGAGCGGGGCAAGTCCTGCTCGATGCTCGCGCCCGGCTCGAACTGGAACTCGGCCAGGGTGACCGGCACATAGTTCTTCGTCTCCGAGCGCACCGATCCCGAGCTGCCGCTGTACAGCCGGACCTCCACCCCCGGCTCGCGCCGAACCGGAAGCTGCTCGTAGGGGATGTCCTGGAAGCCAGAGGGGACCCAGCGCTGCGCCTTGGGCAGCGTCAGCCAGAGCTGGAGGATCCGCGCCTGGCCCGCCTTCTCCAATCCCTCGCCATGGATGACCCCGCTGCCGGCCGTCATCCACTGCACGTCCCGCTCGCCCAGCCGCCCATTGTCGTGGACCATCCCGCCCTTCACCACCAGGGTCACCGTCTCGAAGCCGGCATGCGGATGTGGCCCGCCAATCGGCTGGCCGTCGATCCGGTCGTCCATCAACAGGATGAACGGATCGGACAAGGCGTAGTCCGCATGCGAGATGACGGGAATCACCGTATGCGCGGGCCCGAACTGCCCCGGCATCGGTTCCGGAAGGACGATGACTCGCTCCAGGCGACGCTCCACCCCTTGCTGTTGACGCGCGATAGCCATGATGCACTCTCCATAACGCCCTCTGATTTCGACCGCGACGGCGTC encodes:
- a CDS encoding bile acid:sodium symporter family protein, with protein sequence MTAQQLVLSLVLAVMVFSVALELRVEDFQRVARMPRGVLCGLIPQFVLLPVCTWGATLLLELPPSTEAAMILVAACPGGSLSNIITHHGGGNTALSVSISAVASLLALVLTPFHFSWMIANNPATASWLRALEIDPSGIWLSLLLILAAPMTLGLLFNHRLPGLTARLQKPLANLSLLALLAFIVLGLIRERHLLGAGILPQLVLVVLHNAGGLALGALTALAMRVPERDRRAVMLEGGMQNSGLALGIIAVQFHADLGMVIIASLWGIWHIVSGLSLAYLWRRKDARSAA
- a CDS encoding pirin family protein, with the translated sequence MAIARQQQGVERRLERVIVLPEPMPGQFGPAHTVIPVISHADYALSDPFILLMDDRIDGQPIGGPHPHAGFETVTLVVKGGMVHDNGRLGERDVQWMTAGSGVIHGEGLEKAGQARILQLWLTLPKAQRWVPSGFQDIPYEQLPVRREPGVEVRLYSGSSGSVRSETKNYVPVTLAEFQFEPGASIEQDLPRSYNGFFYVLEGEIAVGPDARALRPGEVGWLDRPEGGGDSSIRITGTTRARALLYAGQPQGEPLVSYGPFIGDTEADILRVMGEYRSGLYGPPPRR
- a CDS encoding cytochrome P450, encoding MWAVTRYDDVMYVLKNPQLFSSQGFRMATNPPWLGGNPFSESMLTMDPPQHGRLRTLVARAFGASAMARLEPRVRAFARQAVAELPLGQSVDLMPSYALRIPAYVIGDLMGIDPSMHSRLKRWADLITGGVTTVKPDEEDRKQLARDAVKELRQSFGELVERRRSEPGEDLVSDLVRARVEGEALSTDEIIAFMSLLLVGGIETVVNLLAFSLLVLVEHPELLPRLRADRSLIPSFLEEVLRFEPPAQSGPRVTTQDVELGGVRLPKGTPLLVMIGSACHDDAYFPDGDRFDMGRPTPQNLPFGHGVHFCLGAQLARMEGRLALEAMLDRVGRMERGSEPIIWHRTLVVRGMATLPLVLHPA
- a CDS encoding N-acyl-D-amino-acid deacylase family protein, which encodes MLDLLLEGGTVIDGTGAEPRTADVGIRDGRIVEVGRITEAARERVDATGAWVTPGFIDIHTHYDGQASWDETFSPSIHHGVTTVMMGNCGVGFAPVRPGGQQRLIHLMEGVEDIPGAVLAEGVRWDWESFPRYMEALAAIPHSLDFLAQVPHDPLRIYVMGERAAAKEAATPEDIAAMRGLLRAALEAGAAGFSTGRTDNHRTAEGLETPASEASAAELVGLAQAFQGLSHGVVQVVSDFDLLRDPGRFGAEFDLVEQLAGASGRPLSMTWLQRDPGGEQYEAMRTRVEAAVTRGLPLYLQAAARGIGVLLGLDASFHPFIGFPGYKELAALPVAERAAALREPARRARILAEQPERLAGDGTPIPPLVDILLRSIERISARMFPLGDRLNYEPTLADSFLMLAKRSGQPVLAVLYDYLCAGDGSNLIYFPIFNYNSGSLDVVRRMLDHPRVLAGLSDAGAHVGTVCDASFSTFLLTYWSRDRGSERLPLERSIELMTSRNARYLGLSDRGTIAPGLRADLNLIDPRRLALRRPELRRDLPVGGKRFVQTADGYLATFVAGQAVQRDGVVTPERPGRLVRLGHSK